A segment of the Panicum hallii strain FIL2 chromosome 1, PHallii_v3.1, whole genome shotgun sequence genome:
TCATATCTTTTGTATATTTTGCAGATGCATTAAGAAATTTTACTTCTACAAGTTTTCTCTTTTATTCACGGAAAAAAGAATAGTTCCACTTCACAAGATACAAAGGGGGTTGAAAATCatgtgattttttttttgtttcgtGTGTGAAAAGTATGATATCACACCTCTGCTAGCGGTAGCTCATAAATAATTTTGGCCCTGCTTTCTGTGATGAAGTTCATTTCCTTGAACTCGCCTCTTCTGTCTTGAGCCAGCTCCATTATTGGGCCAATATAATCCTTAGGTGTAAGCATCTCAATCTATAGAGGAAAAAGGGTATTCAGACAGGTGCAGAACAAGTTCAGCAGAAACAATATTATTGCAAAAGGATGGTGAATATCATGTTATGGATACAACCTTTACATATGGTTCTTCAATAGACCTCCGTTTCCCAGGTTCCGGAAGCAAAGACGGATTTGAACATTCGACCTATGTGACAACTGTAAGAAATCATGTTCGTACATGCAAATAAAGTTGATTGGTTTGTGCTTTTAAAAAAACTGTCAGCTATTTTGGTCTGAGTGCAAATTTATACACAATGAGATGGTTTAGCTAGCTGCTCACAACATGCACCATAACCATAGAACCTTTTAGCACTAAGCAATAAAAGGGTAAACTCACTAGGTGACTGCAAATGGTTAATGGTTTACAATTACATAGCATCATAAATGATGCCATTTGGTCTCTTGAACTGTACGTTTCCCCCAGATTGTACCAGTGATGTACTTCTGTGTTTTGGTAGATAAAAGTAACAGGTTTTTTTTTTAAGTAGTTGTTTTCTGCAAATACAATATTAGGCACTTCTGTACAGCACCACTATTTCATTAGTTGCGCAAGTAACAATTACAGATCGCTTCCATAAACTCATGCTCCATAAAGAGTTCTTAAACCATATTCATACTTACTTAGCGTGACGAGATATGTGATATGTTGAAGGGTGCAACGCTATCCTAACAGGCTTAACACAaattattttaatattttttaTTGTGGATACAGCTTAGTTCCTGCACCTCCAAGAGACGCTGATTTAAACAACAGGAGTTATTAAAAATTCCTTATAACTCTTAAGCAAAATGGATTCCGGAAAAGTGAAGGGTTCAGCAATATAAAAAACTTACAGTTTCACCATCTGCACAGATCACATGGTAAACCACACTCGGTGCAGTAATTATTAAGTTCAAATTGTACTCCCTCTCAAGCCTTTCCTGGAAAATAGAGAAATATCTTTTGAGTCATTGTGGTTTTACTACACTGCCATAAACTGAGTTGACTGTAAGAACCTGAACAATTTCCATATGAAGAAGACCAAGGAACCCACATCTGAAGCCAAACCCCATGGCACTAGAAGATTCAGGTTCGAACTGCATCAACAATATGGACTTAGAGAAAATGAGTCGTACAAAATACTAATGTGTACTCAATTATCAATATTACAGAATCCAAATGTGCAACGTGTTTCCCCTCCACCAAATTTCGTTACCAAGCATTGTTACCCATGCCTTTTAATGGCAGCCCTTTCTTCCATGCATTTTTTTAAGTGAGATGAAATTCTAATGCACTTCTTAGCAATTACAATGGAAATTGGTCCGATATTCataactgaaggtactgactttATTGATCAGCATTGTGTATTTCAGCTACGTGTAAACTGAAGATTCTTGGTTACAGGAGCTGTTAGTACAGCCACTTTTGGGTTTGCTATGACGCATCATATTTGAGCTTCTGCCAATGCCATTATATATAAGAATCTTGGCACGCTTGCATCAACATTTCACTTTATGAACTATAGTAAGTCAATTTCACAATATCCAAAATTTGAGCCACGGAAAAAATGTGTTCCAAACTCCAGATACTAGAAAGGCAATAAATTAATGCCAATCTGATAAATGGTGGCAATATGGATAAATAGGTCAAGGAGTCCACCTTTAGGGCAGCATCATTTAGCTGAAGTTTTTCCAGTGCTTCACGCAACTCCTCAAACCTATTGACAAAGTCAATCTTAAATATAAAAAAAATGTGTTGAAGAAAGAATGAAAACTCAATATAAGAGGAAGATACAGTACTGATCTGCATCTATCGGAAACAAGCCACAGAAAACCATTGGAGTGGCTTCTGAATATCCTGGTAAAGCAGAAGCTGCTTTTTTTGAATAGTGAGTAATTGTATCACCAACCCTGGCATCTGCTACTGATCTTATAGAAGCAGAGAGATAACCGACCTGTTACAGAGGAATCAACTGGTCAAGATATTTTAATTGAATGCACGATGAAGATTCAAGAAAAACATCTAAACCAGACCCTATGCAGAGCATTGCAAAGACTAATGAAAATTATAAAGAATTTTTAAGACTTGGTACCGCTTGCTGTGTAGATTGAAGAAAAGCATCTGAACCAGACCCTGTGCGGAGAATTGCAAAGACTGCTCATAATTCTATATAGTTATAAGTTTAAAGGTTTGGTTAAATTGTTATGGCTGAACAGTAAATTTGTTTTCTAACCTAGCATGGTTAATACATGGTAGATGTACTTTTCTTTAATGGGAATGAACAGATTCATTTCATAGTTAATAGTTGAAATAGTTCAGTTTCAGTAGACAGTTGAACAATATCCTTAAAGAAAATGAAATTAGACACCTGAAAATAAATATCATCTTTGAAGAGTTATAATAGATGTGAGACATTAGAACACCAAAGTTACCTCGCCAGCATATAGTTCGTCCACTTGCATCTGATTTGGGGATAACACACCAATTTCATCAGCAACATATTCCTGTTAATTTTGATAAAAAAAACTCAGCATGGAATTCTACCCACTGCATTGGCAAGGATGATGAAGATTGAAGAAGATGGCACAAAATTGGTTTCTGAAAATTAATTTTGATGATGAGAAATACTTTAAGTGGTAAAATACAAATGCTGCACTTTGGTGTGCTATAATAGTTACTAGTAGGGGAACTTTGGACAGTATATTTACCAGTGGTACTTTTACAGCGCAACGGGACTAATTTTTCCAATAAAATCTATTGCACTAATAGCAAACACATTGGTGAGATTTAAGTTTTGTTTTGATTACCTTTCCATTGGCCATAAAACATATCTTGTCCCCTTTCTTTATACTGCCATCAATAACACGGAAGTACACAATTACACCTCTGTATGGATCATAATAGCTGCAACCACAAAGATAACATATAACAATAGTTGAGAAAATGCAGAAAATGGTCGAGATATACTAGTGATGTTGTCTGTGTACACATTCTACATTCTTAATTAGCCAATTCTAAGAAGCTCAAGTACTTAAAAAAGGGAACCTGTCAAATATAAGAGCCCTGAGAGGATCTTTTGATGTATCTTTTGGTGGGGGAATTTTGGTCACGAGGGCATCTAGTATTTCAATGATGCCTATACCTTCCTACAGAACACACAAAAAAAAGAAGTTAATATGATGGTTATTTCTATTCATAAAGGGGACATGATGTTTTCTATGTGTGGCCAATATATAACTAAGTAACTCTGTggtgaaaagaaaaactaaccTTTGCTGAACACCGAATTGCATCACTGCAGTCCAAACCAATTATCTGGGAACAATAAAGACAAGGACGGATTTGTAGTTCAAGGAACAAATGACATAACTTCGAGTAGGAATGTTAAGAGCTGTCTCCACAGGATGTAGAGAACGTCTAAGATAGGGTGCAGCTTTCAGAATACCTCTTCAATTTCCTGTGCGACGCGGTCAGGTTCAGCACCAGGAAGATCTATTTTGTTTAGAACCTAAATTAGAACACAAATTCATTGTCAAAACGAAAAATAAAATGAGAATATTTAGCTGGATATCACAGTCATAGTTTTTTTACCATTTCAGTTTGATAGGGAAATCAGACAATTCAAGCTTGAATGTATTTTTTTTTATGAAGCAACATGGAGCAAAATTAAGCAAGTCCTTATCCACATTACATTATAATTTCTTATGCCTGTCTGATTGGAAGGGGAAATTCAAACAGTACATTAGCTGTCATTCTTAGTCAGTTTATATCCAGCTTTACTAAGGCAAAAGGGCATTACAAAAAGGACTGCTAGCATCTCAAAAGCTCGGGCAAAAATCAAATGTAAATGTATTTCGCAATAAAAGGTACACGTTTGTAAAACTTGAAATTGGAAGCTCAGTTTGTGCACTGGGAAGAACTAACCGGTATGATTTCAAGGTTGTTTTCCAATGCAAGATACACATTTGCTAACGTCTGAGCTTCAACACCCTGCATCATGCCATCAGACATCTTTCACTTAGCAGCAAATTGGAAGCCAGCAAAATCATAGGCTGGCTTCTGTGCATTGGTAAGCAGAAGGCAAATATGTTCAAATAGATATCTATTGAAACTTACAGGAAGAAAATATATTGCACCTGAGAAGCATCAACGACCAGAAGTGCACCCTCACAAGCAGCTAGAGAACGGGACACCTAGCATCCAGTCAGATAGTTCAAAGGTATTTCAATCAGCTGCCAATCTCGAAAATGGTAAGATCAAATTTATCGTATGGCAGCAAGATAATTTCTCCTTAACAAAGTTTCATATGTATGGGAGTAGTATGAGCAAAGTGATTATATACCTCGTATGAGAAATCGACATGGCCTGGTGTATCAATTAAATTCAGGCAGTAAGGCTCTTTATTCATGATGTAACGCATCCGAGCTGCCTAAAACGATAATTAGAAGAAGAGGAAACGTATCAAACACCTAATATGGAAAATGTAGCAGGAAACCTCATCCAGTATGGACCATGAAAGAGCAAATGACAGCCCAAACTTAACAAAAACGCAAGAACATCATCCGCATTAAGCAGCTAACTTAAAGAGTCTACACCCCCCTGCTGGTTTTCAGAACATTTACACAGAGCAATATAGGTAGCTAAATGCTAATGATCGACAATTACAGCTCATAGTTTTGTTTACGGTACCTGCAACTTGATGGTgatccctctctccctctccaggTCCATGTTATCCAGGAACTGCTCTTTCATCTCCCTCTTCTGCACCGTTCCGGTGAGCTCGAGCAACTTATCAGCCAGCGTCGACTTGCCATGGTCGATGTGCGCGATGATGCAGAAGTTCCTGATATTCGAAATGGGCACCTGGCAGACCAAAACGCCAACTAAATTAACACACCAATGAGCACAGGCATGCACAAGGGAATCGCACTGACCGTGCTCGACTTAAGCCTCTTAGGTGAGCAACGTGTACATGATTAAGCTACTAAGCCGCTACCTTCTGGAGGCGGTCCTGGCCGGCGTCGATGGTGGAggccgcggcgggcgcgggggccGCGAGGCAGAGGacgcggccgcgcggggcggcagagagcgcgcgcgggcgggaaGGGGCGCAGCCGGGAGCGGGGGcgtgccgccggcgccccggCGCGGGCGGCAACGTCCGCGGCGCGAGGACGGCGAGGCgggaggcggtggcggtggcggtggccaTGAGAGGTGGAGGAGCGACGGAGCCTGCGGGCCGCAAGAGGCGTTTGCTCGCCTCGCCGCGCTCCTCTATCCATCATCCACGAGAGCCAGCAGCAGGGGGGTTTGGGCCCACTCCACCAGTAACCGTTGCAACCGACCCGACCCGAGTCGGTCGGAGCGGCCGAGCCCGAGTCGGAGCCCAAGCCAGGCTCGAGACAGCCCACCGGGCCTTCGAGTAGTTCCCGCCGCCGATTCCCAAACGCGCCTGCTCCAACCTTCTCGCCCATCGAAGATGTTGCTCCGATCCGGGGCTTGCGACGGCGTTCGTCCCCGGGCCACGCCGTCGCAGCGGTGGATCCAGCCGCGTCTTCGATGAGGCGGCGGCTCGTCCTCACCTCCTCAAGCGCAAGTCCTCCGGCGAGGTCGACGCTGCCCCCGTTCGCCGAGTCAGGAGGTCGCCGCCGGCGTACGTATACCCTCGATTTTCTCCCCATCGTCCACCCCGCTCTCCCTCTACTAGTTATACATCGATCCTTTCCTGCTCTCACATACTTAATCTAACCCCACATCCTCATCATCGGATGATCTGCAGGTCATCGCGCAAGGAGCTGCCGGTTGCGCTCCACCTACCCAAGGTCGAAGCAGAGGTCCTGCTACCCCAACCTAAGGCCGGGTCCTCTGCAGGGGACGATGGCAACAACGTCGACGAGAGCTCTGACGAAGCTTCACTTGCAGAGTTGGGTGTAAAAGTGTTCCCCAATATGCCACCACAATCTGCGGCTAATACTTGGGTCCGTTTTGTCAACAATGCAAAGGCTTGCATCAACCACTACAACAAGAAGTATCAGGCAAGCGGCAAGCCAATTCATCTGTCTCGTTTAGAGCAGAGCATTCACTTCTATCTGTGGGTAGTTTAGATACAGTATTGCAGCTAACTAATGCTACTTTATGTTGAGTCAGGGTATACAACAATACACTTTTGGTGCTCTTACACTAGTACACTTTGCCTATAGCTTTAGGTGAATCTGGACTACTTGGAAATCGATCAAATACTAGTGATTTCATAGCACCATTTGACTTGTATGTAACAAGTAGCTGGATTGGTTAGGTGGCCTCGTGGGTTCGACTCCTGGTGGAAGCGGGGTTAAAAAAATCTCCTCATCTGCCTACACGCCAAAGCACAAGGAAAAAGATCCCCTCCTCCTTGGGGAGCAGGACGGCAGCTACTACTACCATATCAATTTCCATGCCCAAGACAAGAAAGGTCACGCCCAGCTCTTCTTTGGTGAGATCAGGGTGTGCGTTGTGCCTAAGGAGGAGGATGCCACTTGCTGTAGCCCTGTTTCACCTTCTGATGCTGGTATGTCATTTGTGACTCAGTTGGCTCACGCTTTTATGTGATGGATAGATCCTTATGGTCTTATGGATAGCTTAATAAACTTTGTTTGCTTCATGTGAGTTAGTTTATCCTTGCAGATTCTTTATTCTGATTTTGGGCGAGTAGCTAGCTCATTAATACTATGTGTTTGGTGTTGTAAATAGCTGCATCGTGAACTAACACCTTACAGATTACCTCTCTCTCTTCGTGTGTGTGTTTTGCATATGCTTTGTTATGAGCTTAACCACATTAGACATTTGAGTTTACAAATTACAGTACATCCACCACAACTCTAGTATCTCATGATTTTCTACCCATAATTGTTCTTAAGGATTTTTTTTATCAAACGCCTTATCTAAGAACCATTTATAAATTACCTATTGTATGACTTTAAAAGAACAATTCAAATCTTATTCCATCATTTTAATGGAGGAAAAAGTAGCATCCACCGTTGTATTTTCTATTTCAAGCTTAATTCTACCCCAAGTGATTAATCTAGAGATCCCAATTAATTTTGAAGGGGGTAGTAACTTTACGCTGTGTGGGGCAATGATTAAGAAAATGTATTCAGATGCATTACTGTCATGAAAAAGTATCTTAATCCTCATGGGTTGTGGACTATGTTGATTGTAGGCGGGAAACGTCTCCAAACCGTCGAGGAGGCGATGAAGTACAAATTTCCAACTTGGGGAACAGCAGGCATGGATGAAGAGTGTTGCTACGGGTGTTATCCAGCGATGAAGCACCCTAAAGGGACATGCTATGTCGCCGGCCACGTTGCTGATCCCCGACAGTACTTCGTGCCTGACAAATGATGTCTTGATCATACCATTGCTCCAATATAGAAGAGGCCGAATACTAACGTATCACAAATTCTTTCTGCAAGCTGCTTACATATATAGAGAGACAAATGATCAGCATGTGTTGCCGGTGAGTGAGACGGCTTGCCTGTATCTGAATCACTAGGATGAACGGCGCGCTACGCCGCGCCCGTACAGACTATATATGTTTTTTAAATGAAGTACAGGCAATATATGCTGTGACAGTAGTAGTTATGTGCCTTTACGTCGTTTCATTCTGTTTGGGCTGGTCTGCACTTACCAAATCACCAAGTGAGTTGGCCCGTTTCACTATTACACATGTTGGCTCAGCTTGACCCATTGAAGAAATTGAGAATGGAAGGAGGAATGCGCTATTTTTACATTGCTATACAATTTTAAAGTTAAAGTTGTACAAGTAGTACTGATATGAAATACATCCAAACTGGGATGATTCTAGCAACACCCTTGAATTTGGAACTCTGCCGGTCATTGCAATCATGTGGACACTTCACCATGCATCTGCCTACAACGCGAGCTGCAGGGTGTGGGCGCTGCTTGCCTTCTTCGAGAGGTGTCATGGTCAAGGACGACATGAGACGAAGGAGGATGCCCGCGAAGTTGTGGGACGGCAGGCTTGGAGGCTGGTGATCgcgcaggaggaagaagagtcaGACTCAATGTTTGCCTAAACGGCATTAAACGGCATCAAAATGATCTAAACAGTAAATATGCTAAACGATGGGTCACTTATTGACGATGGGTCACTTATTGTTTACTCCCTCCGTTTAAAATTACAATTTGTTTTGGCTTTTGTTAGATATGTAGTTTTTCTATTATCTCTGCACAGTGTACATCTAAATGCATAGTAAGATATAAGTTAAAATAAATTGTAACTTGGAATGAAGGTAGTAGCTATTTGTTCGAACTAAACAACCATTTAAACAAGTTACACGATTATTAAATAGGATAAACGGTTGATTAAACTGATGCAGCTAGCCATTGTGCAATGTTTACACGTGTAAGCAGGCTAAACTGTCGTGCAAGTGAATGGTGCTAAACGATAAATAGAGGTAAACTGTATTATTTAGGCTATAAATGGTGTATTAATTATTAAATAATTGACTGCAAACGGCCTAAACAGGGTAGCAGAACAGAATTAAATGTTATTAGGTGGACTACGCGACCGTTTGACACACTGTTTAGTTAAATATATACAAATCCACTTGCATTCTTATATGTGTACATATTTATACATAATTATTTACATGAATAAATATTTATACTTGATTTCGTACATGCATAAATATATATACTTAATTTTGTATATACATAAATACATatatgtcggaggaaatctccagccgggtggcggaatgcacccgcctaatcctagttaaggatgggtttggaggggacttAGAAGCGCTTGATCGGTGGGCGGATGAATGTAGGAAGGacacaaggattttagagtggttcggaccgccggagcgtaataccctacgtccactttggtgttgtattgactgTGTCAACCTAGATGGAACTTAGCCTGGACTTGTGTTCGTGTGTATGAACCTTGTCCGTGTCTCCAAAACCCGTCTTTTAACGAGTGCACTCttccttttatagttcaaggggtgtgcttacactgtgcggcgCCCCGACAGATGgccccggccaacaggagcctgttctatgagagatacggagatcttcatctccatctcctctccgtagtcttctcaatctggaagttgatgtgcgtatctacagccaggatatggccgtgtgcgaCCTTGTCcgcacagtgaccgctgtcagtgttatCCAACAGTGGAGCTGTGTTTCCACTGTTGGGTGGGAACCTGTCAGGCGAAGGAGTAGAGCTGTCCCGCCGCGCCGTtacctccgcgcgcactgtagcagcgcacgcctcggctcacCTGCTACAGGCCATCATCGCGCCGCGCACAGCGCTGTGACGGGATTGTACGCCGCCTGCGCACTGTATTCGGtgacacgacgcgccgccttggaaacaggtgggcttaccgtggtgtcagcctacctgccccgtgtgtcagtggcaggccacactttttgacttgggcgcgcccggcccagctaccgcattaaatgctggtaggtgggttggagacccgcggagggcctcctgccacaggcacgtggcagggccagccccgctccctctgcaggggtggcacgtggcggcaccggaccccttcccggggggagaggggtccgggcccccgaggccggtcggagcggtctggcctgtgatggtccggccatcacacgtggcggcccgggacctccctggggagtccggggcTGCGGGGGCTAACCGAGAGCTCCCCTGCCTTCCCGGGCACATGGAAACCTCGGACCTTTAAGAGCACGGGGAAGATCCGGAGACCATGGttccagctgtcaggcccgagCCGTACGCCACATCACCTAAAAGACGAAGGGAAGATCACGGATAGTGAGACGCTAAGGGTCTaaacaccctagcaggaggtaccgaCAATATATTTGTTAAAATACTTATTTTTGCAATCATGAACATGCATATTTGATGATATGATATAAAACAATTGAACCTATTTAATTTCGTTTAAATACCGTTTAACCATCTAAACGCTAAATAAAAAGTTACCAACCGTTGAGCACCAGCGTTTAAGATAAATATTGACGGGAATAAATTTGTTTGCGAGGCAAGGATTACCGTGGCCACGCGTCGAGGAAGCAGAACCGGGATCTGAATTCCTAATCCCACCGAGTGATGCTCACACGGTGGCAGACGTGGTCAATTTCTTTACGGGACACCGAGGTCACTCACGCGCACGAAAATTGGGGCCAGGCTGGCAGCAGGCAGGGCACGGTAACAGTAGATCGATGCCCCGGTTGGCCTCCTTTTTCTTCGGGGATAAGAAGGTACTTATGTATCTGCAGGGTGCCTTATTTCTTCTTCATAATGAAGCCGAATTGCCCGTCAGCTGATAGCCTTCTTATCATTAGTTTAGGACCGGAAATGGGTAGTCTTACTCTTATCACCTATTCACCTGTCCTGACCTCATGCATAACAGAGCCAACCTCAACCCCACGTGGGACCCATCGACAAGGCCGAGTCGGCCTGATCCACCCCTGATGCCCTTCGACACGCTAACAGTCAACACGACAGAAAGGCGGCAGAGCATCGCTCAAGAATCCTCCATCGATCCACGGGGTAAAAGCATAGCTCCATGGCTTAGTGGCTACGAGCATGCCCACGGACACTTTATAGAAAAAAAATAAGGCAAATGGGTTTTGATTACCGCGCGTAAATCCAACCTGGTCACTCGGCAGGTAAAACGCTTCAGATATAACTATACATGCAGTCTCCATTTGATGTTTGGCAAGCCCTACAACACGCACGCTGCACTCAAAAACAGGGCCAAGCAGAGTGTAGGAAAAGAATGGGCGAGCAGGTATACAACAAAGTTGCCGCCATCGTCTGTCCGGCAAGACAGCCTACGTACAGATGTCGGGTGTCAGCGGAGTGATGTCTGGCCGGCGAGATGAAGCAGCGCCTGCTTGTGGTAGGCGGTGCGGAGCTTCTTGTACTTCTGCACAAAGGTAGGCAGGTCGATGTCCTTCTCCAGGAACTTCTGGTGCAGCTCCTCGGACTCCTCGTCCAGCTTTGCCATTGATGCTGAGTAAACAACAATGTGATGAGTATACGACATAACATCTTATAAAGATCTTGGAAGTAGCATGATCCTAGCATGACTAGCAAACATGTGCAAGCGATGCACCGTCTAATGTACATTACAATCAGTTACGAATCAGAAAGTAACAAAACTCAGATACAGCCTATTGTTCAAAGTGCTTACTTTGGAGCTTGTCGAGCAGCGCAGCAGGGGAATAGGACCTCATAATATCATCCTTCTGCCTCTCCAAATCAGTTAACCTatcttgagcagcagccagTTCTGTGGTTCTTATTATTGTGCACTGTACAAATCATAAACACAACTGAAATGTCAGCAAAGAAATGCTGAAGTGctgagaaaaaaaaaaagaacaaaacTAGTAGCAGGCTTCAAATTAACAGTTTGAAATGGTTGTCGCATCATGGTATAAATAAAGTTCAAACTATCAATGATGATTTGTTTTAATAGTGAATAGCATGGCTACAGTGTTAACCATCTTTCTCCACGACACATGCTACAGTGCTTCACCTGATTACGGAGCTCCAAAATCCGCTGCTCCTTTTCTAAATTTTCCCCTGTAGTTTACAATACCAAAGAGCAAGTAATAATAAGTTACATATATCTTATTTGAAGCTCAGCAAATCAAAGAGCACCAAGTCAGGAAATACACCGAAATACCATTCTTTCTATAAACAGAATGTATAACTCACTTGCAAGTTGCGCTG
Coding sequences within it:
- the LOC112884363 gene encoding uncharacterized protein LOC112884363; translated protein: MRGGGATEPAGRKRRLLASPRSSIHHPREPAAGGFGPTPPFPPPIPKRACSNLLAHRRCCSDPGLATAFVPGPRRRSGGSSRVFDEAAARPHLLKRKSSGEVDAAPVRRVRRSPPASSRKELPVALHLPKVEAEVLLPQPKAGSSAGDDGNNVDESSDEASLAELGVKVFPNMPPQSAANTWVRFVNNAKACINHYNKKYQVASWVRLLVEAGLKKSPHLPTRQSTRKKIPSSLGSRTAATTTISISMPKTRKVTPSSSLVRSGCALCLRRRMPLAVALFHLLMLAGNVSKPSRRR
- the LOC112881985 gene encoding translation factor GUF1 homolog, chloroplastic; the encoded protein is MATATATASRLAVLAPRTLPPAPGRRRHAPAPGCAPSRPRALSAAPRGRVLCLAAPAPAAASTIDAGQDRLQKVPISNIRNFCIIAHIDHGKSTLADKLLELTGTVQKREMKEQFLDNMDLERERGITIKLQAARMRYIMNKEPYCLNLIDTPGHVDFSYEVSRSLAACEGALLVVDASQGVEAQTLANVYLALENNLEIIPVLNKIDLPGAEPDRVAQEIEEIIGLDCSDAIRCSAKEGIGIIEILDALVTKIPPPKDTSKDPLRALIFDSYYDPYRGVIVYFRVIDGSIKKGDKICFMANGKEYVADEIGVLSPNQMQVDELYAGEVGYLSASIRSVADARVGDTITHYSKKAASALPGYSEATPMVFCGLFPIDADQFEELREALEKLQLNDAALKFEPESSSAMGFGFRCGFLGLLHMEIVQERLEREYNLNLIITAPSVVYHVICADGETVECSNPSLLPEPGKRRSIEEPYVKIEMLTPKDYIGPIMELAQDRRGEFKEMNFITESRAKIIYELPLAEMVGDFFDQLKSRSKGYASMEYSLVGYRESQLVKLDIQINGDPVEALSTIVHRDKAYSVGRALTQKLKELIPRQMFRVPIQACIGTKVIASEALSAIRKDVLSKCYGGDITRKKKLLKKQAEGKKRMKAIGRVDVPQEAFMAVLKLEKEVL